A part of Brachybacterium faecium DSM 4810 genomic DNA contains:
- a CDS encoding multisubunit Na+/H+ antiporter, MnhG subunit (PFAM: Na+/H+ antiporter subunit~TIGRFAM: monovalent cation/proton antiporter, MnhG/PhaG subunit): protein MTTIEIIAAVLMGLGLLLGVVSAVGLNRFDGVLMRIHAASKPQVMGLILVFAGAALVAGSWSLAGFLLVVMLAQMLTVPVSSVMVGRSAFRRGFVRGGDYAIDELSPRLADTGDDDDDEDGFIDEDGDDHVGMADADQDRFPENVVTTTVEPLTDPNWEEPEGGAAHIEDEDVLDIDLDDETELEAEEVAERDPRP from the coding sequence ATGACGACGATCGAGATCATCGCCGCCGTGCTGATGGGCCTCGGCCTGCTGCTGGGCGTCGTCTCCGCGGTCGGCCTGAACCGCTTCGACGGGGTGCTGATGCGCATCCACGCCGCCTCGAAACCGCAGGTGATGGGTCTGATCCTGGTGTTCGCCGGGGCGGCGCTGGTCGCGGGGTCGTGGTCCCTGGCCGGGTTCCTGCTGGTGGTGATGCTCGCCCAGATGCTCACCGTGCCCGTCTCGAGCGTGATGGTGGGCCGTTCCGCCTTCCGCCGCGGCTTCGTGCGCGGCGGCGACTACGCGATCGACGAGCTCAGCCCGCGGCTCGCGGACACCGGCGACGACGATGACGACGAGGACGGGTTCATCGACGAGGACGGCGACGACCACGTGGGCATGGCCGACGCCGACCAGGACCGCTTCCCGGAGAACGTGGTCACCACGACCGTCGAGCCGCTCACCGACCCGAACTGGGAGGAGCCCGAGGGCGGTGCCGCGCACATCGAGGACGAGGACGTGCTCGACATCGACCTCGACGACGAGACCGAGCTGGAGGCCGAGGAGGTCGCCGAGCGCGACCCCCGTCCCTGA
- a CDS encoding predicted NADP-dependent oxidoreductase (PFAM: Zinc-binding dehydrogenase) — MSTTLRNRRIRLASRPHGEPTAENFLHDTVEVPSPVPGQVLLRTRYVSLDPYVRGRMSDAKSYAAPMEVGDVIVGGTVSEVVDSAAEGFSVGDTVLSYGGWQEYSLEPAERLRRLDPSVAPVTTALGVLGMPGFTAYAGLLAIGKPQRGETVAVAAATGPVGSAVGQIAALHGARTIGIAGGEAKVARLRELGFDAALDHRAPDLPGRLAAAAPDGIDVYFENVGGAVWDAVLPQLNEFARVPVCGLAANYNATSLPEGPDRSGQLMGAVLSKSLTLRGFIQREFFPTLFEDFLRDMSGWVTSGQVQHTEDITEGLERAPEAFVAMLRGGNFGKAIVRVS, encoded by the coding sequence ATGAGCACCACCCTCCGCAACCGCCGCATCCGCCTCGCCTCCCGCCCCCACGGGGAGCCGACCGCCGAGAATTTCCTCCACGACACCGTTGAGGTGCCCTCCCCCGTGCCGGGCCAGGTGCTGCTGCGCACCCGGTACGTGTCGCTGGATCCGTACGTGCGCGGCCGCATGAGCGATGCGAAGTCCTACGCCGCCCCGATGGAGGTCGGGGACGTGATCGTGGGCGGCACCGTCTCCGAGGTGGTCGACTCCGCGGCCGAGGGCTTCTCCGTCGGCGACACCGTCCTCTCCTACGGCGGCTGGCAGGAGTACAGCCTCGAGCCCGCCGAGCGGCTGCGCCGCCTGGACCCCTCCGTCGCGCCGGTCACCACCGCACTGGGCGTGCTGGGCATGCCCGGGTTCACCGCCTACGCCGGCCTGCTCGCGATCGGGAAGCCGCAGCGCGGCGAGACCGTCGCCGTCGCCGCGGCCACCGGTCCCGTCGGCTCCGCCGTCGGCCAGATCGCGGCGCTGCACGGTGCCCGCACCATCGGCATCGCCGGCGGCGAGGCCAAGGTGGCCCGCCTGCGCGAGCTCGGCTTCGACGCCGCCCTCGACCACCGCGCGCCGGATCTGCCCGGCCGCCTCGCCGCAGCCGCCCCGGACGGCATCGACGTGTACTTCGAGAACGTGGGCGGCGCCGTGTGGGATGCGGTGCTGCCGCAGCTGAACGAGTTCGCGCGCGTGCCCGTGTGCGGGTTGGCCGCGAACTACAACGCGACCTCCCTGCCGGAGGGTCCCGACCGCAGCGGGCAGCTCATGGGGGCGGTGCTCTCCAAGAGCCTCACCCTGCGCGGGTTCATCCAGCGCGAGTTCTTCCCGACCCTGTTCGAGGACTTCCTGCGCGACATGAGCGGCTGGGTCACCTCCGGGCAGGTGCAGCACACGGAGGACATCACCGAGGGGCTCGAGCGCGCCCCCGAGGCCTTCGTGGCGATGCTGCGCGGCGGGAACTTCGGCAAGGCGATCGTCCGGGTCTCCTGA
- a CDS encoding ABC-type multidrug transport system, ATPase component (PFAM: ABC transporter), translating to MTSTTPSAAPGVSLEVRGLHKSYGGRPAVDDLSFVCAPGTVTGFLGPNGAGKSTTLRILTGLARADEGEALVGGEAFRSLSQPARTIGVMLDARALHNGRTGLETLRLTARTVGMPAARADEVLAMVGLEDAGGKRVGGYSYGMRQRLGIGVALIGDPSVLVLDEPANGLDPEGIRWMRRLLRSFADAGGTVLLSSHQLREVEATVDRLVVISQGRLVREGTLEELTAGAGTRVTALDPAALRTALDRHGIAYEHRAGAELEVSLAPEDVGRLALREQLVLTSLGATAGGGLEDVFFTLTGQGEPAAQAPVGPAGATPPVGPVGPAGAQPPAGSAETQPPAAAPSAAPLN from the coding sequence ATGACCTCCACGACCCCTTCCGCAGCCCCCGGCGTCAGCCTCGAGGTGCGCGGCCTCCACAAGAGCTACGGCGGCCGTCCCGCCGTGGACGACCTCAGCTTCGTGTGCGCCCCCGGGACCGTCACCGGCTTCCTCGGCCCCAACGGGGCCGGCAAATCCACCACCCTGCGCATCCTCACCGGCCTGGCGCGGGCCGACGAGGGCGAGGCGCTCGTGGGCGGTGAGGCCTTCCGCAGCCTCTCCCAGCCGGCCCGCACCATCGGCGTGATGCTCGATGCCCGCGCACTCCACAACGGCCGCACCGGCCTGGAGACCCTCCGCCTCACCGCCCGCACCGTCGGGATGCCGGCCGCCCGCGCCGACGAGGTGCTCGCGATGGTGGGCCTCGAGGACGCCGGTGGCAAGCGCGTGGGCGGCTACTCCTACGGGATGCGCCAGCGGCTCGGCATCGGTGTGGCCCTCATCGGCGACCCCTCCGTGCTGGTGCTCGACGAGCCCGCCAACGGCCTGGACCCGGAGGGGATCCGCTGGATGCGGCGCCTGCTGCGCTCCTTCGCGGACGCGGGCGGCACCGTGCTGCTGTCCAGCCACCAGCTGCGCGAGGTCGAGGCGACCGTGGATCGCCTGGTGGTGATCTCGCAGGGTCGTCTGGTGCGCGAGGGCACGCTCGAGGAGCTCACCGCCGGGGCCGGCACCCGCGTCACCGCGCTCGACCCGGCGGCGCTGCGCACCGCCCTGGACCGGCACGGCATCGCCTACGAGCACCGTGCCGGGGCCGAGCTCGAGGTGAGCCTCGCCCCGGAGGACGTGGGCCGCCTCGCGCTGCGCGAGCAGCTGGTCCTCACCTCGCTCGGCGCCACCGCCGGCGGCGGGCTCGAGGACGTGTTCTTCACCCTCACCGGCCAGGGCGAGCCGGCGGCGCAGGCACCCGTCGGCCCCGCCGGTGCGACGCCGCCCGTCGGCCCCGTCGGCCCTGCCGGCGCTCAGCCGCCCGCCGGCTCCGCCGAGACCCAGCCGCCCGCCGCCGCGCCCTCCGCGGCGCCGCTGAACTGA
- a CDS encoding multisubunit Na+/H+ antiporter, MnhF subunit — protein sequence MTPFEIVLVVYAAVLAAAALGVVYRMIVGPTILDRALSSDSLVTLVVMGMALYAAQSRATWAGPVMLALTGLAFIGTVTFARFVAREDVRQGRPRHHPHEPSTETGPHEAIHPGPYGDGAGEEPVNRFSHTPQEHPARPEASAAGDPRDSGPDGDPGPDDIWTDEAYDDDDFVAGFGAEPGSRGFEDGAEPRPGEDETGPRRPEEPTEGAR from the coding sequence ATGACCCCCTTCGAGATCGTGCTGGTGGTGTACGCCGCGGTGCTCGCCGCCGCCGCGCTGGGCGTGGTGTACCGGATGATCGTGGGCCCCACCATCCTGGATCGGGCGCTCTCGAGCGACTCGCTGGTCACCCTGGTGGTGATGGGCATGGCGCTGTACGCCGCGCAGTCCCGCGCCACCTGGGCCGGGCCGGTGATGCTCGCGCTGACCGGGCTGGCCTTCATCGGCACCGTCACCTTCGCCCGCTTCGTGGCCCGCGAGGACGTGCGCCAGGGCAGGCCGCGCCACCACCCCCACGAGCCGAGCACCGAGACCGGGCCGCACGAGGCGATCCACCCCGGCCCCTACGGGGACGGCGCCGGGGAGGAGCCCGTCAACCGCTTCTCCCACACCCCGCAGGAGCACCCCGCGCGCCCGGAAGCCTCGGCAGCGGGCGACCCGCGGGACAGCGGGCCGGACGGCGATCCGGGCCCCGACGACATCTGGACGGACGAGGCCTACGACGACGATGACTTCGTCGCCGGCTTCGGCGCCGAGCCCGGCTCGCGCGGATTCGAGGACGGCGCCGAACCCCGCCCGGGCGAGGACGAGACCGGGCCCCGGAGACCCGAGGAACCGACGGAGGGAGCGCGATGA
- a CDS encoding uncharacterized conserved protein (PFAM: Domain of unknown function (DUF1025)) — MIRISREDFEEAVDDALDSLPEKIARAIAEANVVILVEEEPTPEQSGGTELLGLYEGIPLDKRSVFQGYALPDRIFIFRGPLQRHAASREQLVEQIAVTVLHELGHLFGLSDARLHELGWG; from the coding sequence ATGATCCGCATCAGCCGTGAGGACTTCGAGGAAGCGGTCGACGACGCCCTGGACTCCCTGCCCGAGAAGATCGCCCGCGCCATCGCGGAGGCGAACGTCGTGATCCTCGTGGAGGAGGAGCCCACTCCGGAGCAGTCCGGGGGCACAGAGCTGCTGGGGCTGTACGAGGGGATCCCGCTGGACAAGCGCTCCGTGTTCCAGGGCTACGCCCTGCCGGACAGGATCTTCATCTTCCGCGGCCCGCTGCAGCGCCACGCGGCCTCCCGCGAGCAGCTGGTCGAGCAGATCGCGGTGACGGTGCTGCACGAGCTGGGCCATCTCTTCGGCCTCAGCGACGCCCGCCTCCACGAGCTGGGCTGGGGCTGA
- a CDS encoding Formate-tetrahydrofolate ligase (PFAM: Formate--tetrahydrofolate ligase) — MSAENPDLAIAQAATLHPITEIAERAGVPGAALVPYGAYKAKVDVRRMTPTGRTGRLVLVSAMSPTPAGEGKSTTTVGLADAFTLQGHRTMVALREPALGPIMGIKGGATGGGHAQVVPMEDINLHFTGDFHAIQIANNTLAALVDNHLHQGNALGIDPRRIQWKRVVDVNDRALRKVTIGLGGPTQGVPREDGFDIVVASEIMAVLCLATDLHDLEERIDRIVVGFTYDRQPVSVADLGVGGAITMLLKEALLPNLVQTLGGTPALVHGGPFANIAHGCNSLAATRLALSLADITVTEAGFGSDLGAEKFLDIKARLGGLSPDAGVVVATVRALKMHGGAAKDDLAREDVGAALAGTANLARHVQNMRKFGIEPVIALNRFPTDTEAELEAVLAWAEEQGFRAALSEVWAKGGEGGLAVAEQVLSAIEEDRPDFRPLYNPADGIEASLRTLAREIYGADDVVFEDRAPAQLRMLKRNGWDTLPVCVAKTQYSFSDDPTALGAPTGHVLHVRDLVPKIGAGFVVVLTGALMTMPGLPKEPAALRMGVTESGESVGLF; from the coding sequence ATGTCTGCCGAGAACCCGGATCTGGCGATCGCCCAGGCGGCGACCCTGCACCCCATCACGGAGATCGCCGAGAGGGCCGGGGTGCCCGGCGCGGCCCTGGTCCCCTACGGCGCCTACAAGGCGAAGGTGGATGTGCGCCGGATGACGCCGACGGGCCGGACCGGCAGGCTCGTGCTGGTCTCGGCGATGTCCCCCACCCCGGCCGGGGAGGGCAAGTCCACCACCACCGTGGGCCTGGCCGACGCCTTCACCCTGCAGGGCCACCGCACGATGGTCGCGCTGCGCGAGCCGGCACTCGGCCCGATCATGGGGATCAAGGGCGGCGCCACGGGCGGCGGGCATGCGCAGGTGGTGCCGATGGAGGACATCAACCTGCACTTCACCGGCGACTTCCATGCCATCCAGATCGCGAACAACACCCTCGCCGCGCTCGTGGACAACCACCTCCACCAGGGCAATGCGCTGGGCATCGACCCCCGCCGCATCCAGTGGAAGCGCGTGGTGGACGTCAACGACCGGGCGCTGCGGAAGGTGACCATCGGGCTGGGCGGGCCCACCCAGGGCGTGCCGCGCGAGGACGGCTTCGACATCGTGGTCGCCTCCGAGATCATGGCGGTGCTGTGCCTGGCCACCGACCTGCACGACCTCGAGGAGCGGATCGACCGGATCGTCGTGGGCTTCACCTACGACCGGCAGCCGGTGAGCGTGGCGGACCTCGGGGTGGGCGGGGCGATCACGATGCTGCTCAAGGAGGCGCTGCTGCCGAACCTGGTCCAGACCCTCGGCGGCACCCCGGCGCTCGTGCACGGCGGCCCCTTCGCGAACATCGCCCACGGCTGCAACTCGCTGGCCGCGACCCGCCTGGCGCTGTCCCTCGCGGACATCACCGTCACCGAGGCCGGATTCGGCTCCGACCTCGGGGCGGAGAAGTTCCTCGACATCAAGGCCCGGCTGGGCGGCCTCTCCCCCGACGCCGGGGTGGTGGTCGCGACGGTGCGCGCGCTGAAGATGCACGGCGGCGCGGCCAAGGACGATCTCGCCCGGGAGGATGTCGGCGCGGCCCTCGCCGGCACCGCGAACCTCGCCCGCCACGTGCAGAACATGCGCAAGTTCGGGATCGAGCCGGTGATCGCCCTGAACCGCTTCCCCACCGACACCGAGGCGGAGCTCGAGGCGGTGCTGGCCTGGGCCGAGGAGCAGGGCTTCCGCGCCGCGCTCTCGGAGGTGTGGGCGAAGGGCGGCGAGGGCGGCCTCGCCGTGGCCGAGCAGGTGCTCTCCGCGATCGAGGAGGACCGCCCCGACTTCCGCCCCCTCTACAACCCGGCCGACGGCATCGAGGCGTCGCTGCGCACCCTGGCGCGCGAGATCTACGGGGCCGACGACGTGGTGTTCGAGGACCGCGCTCCGGCGCAGCTGCGGATGCTGAAGCGCAACGGCTGGGACACCCTGCCGGTGTGCGTGGCGAAGACCCAGTACTCCTTCTCCGACGATCCGACGGCGCTCGGCGCCCCGACCGGGCACGTGCTGCACGTGCGCGACCTGGTGCCGAAGATCGGGGCCGGCTTCGTGGTGGTGCTCACCGGCGCGCTGATGACGATGCCCGGGCTGCCGAAGGAGCCGGCGGCGCTGCGCATGGGCGTGACCGAGTCCGGGGAGTCCGTCGGCCTGTTCTGA
- a CDS encoding signal transduction histidine kinase (PFAM: Histidine kinase; Histidine kinase-, DNA gyrase B-, and HSP90-like ATPase) — MVVMAETAIEIIFAAGAADLWSAGLTLVLGAALLLRHRHWRWLLPVLLVLNTPSLSLTVLVVSVYCYATRSQHRLLTLLVAVLAALTGMVPTTQLWSGANPYVGITGLLLITLIVAASAATGMYTSARRALLHQLQQRAEQAESGRAAAEEQARRAERTRIAREMHDIVAHKISLVAMHAGALEVNPNLERAQVQQSAGLIRQTATTALSELREVLGVLRGDGEEAPLAPQPTWEDVRHLVTTSQQAGLAVDLFDFIDDDVPDPLARTAYRVVQEGLTNIHKHALHTKARVALIGEPGTELVIEVSNVLPKGFTTDLPGARMGLSGIETRVTHAGGTITSGPTDDGRFEVRAVIPWPTAT; from the coding sequence GTGGTGGTCATGGCCGAGACGGCCATCGAGATCATCTTCGCCGCCGGTGCTGCGGATCTGTGGTCCGCCGGTCTCACGCTCGTGCTCGGCGCGGCGCTGCTGCTGCGCCATCGGCACTGGCGCTGGCTGCTGCCGGTGCTGCTGGTGCTCAACACCCCGTCCCTGTCGCTGACGGTGCTGGTGGTCTCGGTGTACTGCTACGCCACCCGCAGCCAGCATCGTCTGCTCACGCTGCTGGTGGCCGTGCTCGCGGCGCTCACGGGCATGGTGCCCACCACCCAGCTGTGGTCCGGGGCGAATCCGTACGTGGGCATCACCGGGCTGCTGCTGATCACCCTGATCGTCGCGGCCTCGGCCGCGACCGGCATGTACACCTCGGCCCGTCGGGCGCTGCTGCATCAGCTGCAGCAGCGGGCCGAGCAGGCCGAATCCGGGCGGGCGGCCGCCGAGGAGCAGGCCCGCCGCGCGGAGCGCACCCGCATCGCCCGCGAGATGCACGACATCGTCGCGCACAAGATCTCGCTGGTCGCCATGCACGCCGGGGCGCTCGAGGTGAACCCGAACCTCGAACGCGCACAGGTGCAGCAGTCCGCCGGGCTGATCCGCCAGACGGCCACCACCGCGCTCTCGGAGCTGCGGGAGGTGCTGGGGGTGCTGCGCGGCGACGGCGAGGAGGCCCCGCTCGCCCCGCAGCCGACCTGGGAGGACGTGCGCCACCTGGTGACCACCTCGCAGCAGGCCGGGCTCGCGGTCGACCTCTTCGACTTCATCGACGACGACGTGCCGGACCCGCTCGCCCGCACCGCCTATCGCGTGGTGCAGGAGGGGCTGACGAACATCCACAAGCACGCCCTGCACACCAAGGCGCGCGTGGCGCTGATCGGCGAGCCCGGGACGGAGCTGGTCATCGAGGTCAGTAATGTACTGCCCAAGGGGTTCACGACGGACCTGCCCGGGGCTCGCATGGGCCTGTCGGGCATCGAGACCCGCGTCACGCACGCGGGCGGGACCATCACGTCGGGCCCCACCGACGACGGACGTTTCGAAGTGAGGGCGGTGATCCCGTGGCCGACGGCGACGTGA
- a CDS encoding predicted transcriptional regulator (PFAM: Transcriptional regulator PadR-like family) gives MTNLGSDPGTEPRWPATWARALLPSAILACVEEAPLHGYAIGQALGARGFGVPRGGSLYPALARLEESGAIAAEWVPGPSGPARRQYTLTRAGRDQLARDRTALEALTAALDAAPPGSHRTAVMAEGATDDL, from the coding sequence ATGACGAACCTAGGTAGTGACCCCGGAACCGAGCCGCGTTGGCCGGCGACCTGGGCCCGCGCCCTGCTGCCCAGCGCGATCCTCGCGTGCGTGGAGGAGGCTCCGCTGCACGGGTACGCGATCGGCCAGGCCCTCGGCGCCCGCGGCTTCGGCGTCCCCCGCGGCGGCTCGCTGTATCCAGCGCTCGCCCGCCTGGAGGAGTCGGGGGCGATCGCGGCCGAGTGGGTGCCCGGCCCGTCGGGCCCGGCACGGCGGCAGTACACGCTCACCCGTGCCGGCCGGGACCAGCTCGCACGTGACCGGACCGCGCTGGAAGCGCTCACCGCCGCGCTCGACGCCGCACCCCCGGGCAGCCACCGCACCGCGGTCATGGCGGAAGGAGCGACCGATGACCTCTGA
- a CDS encoding response regulator containing a CheY-like receiver domain and an HTH DNA-binding domain (PFAM: Response regulator receiver domain; Bacterial regulatory proteins, luxR family) produces MTRVGLIDDDSLVRAGLAMILGADPGIEVVGQGDDGAEAVTLVQKHRPDVLLMDVRMPKLDGIAATKAVSDLPSPPKIIMLTTFDMDEYVFQALEAGASGFLLKDTPPQELARAVHVVAGGDAMLSPTITRRMLSHFSEANPGSRQDRHPGLEQLTDRETEVLGAVGAGLSNAQIGMRLFMSEATVKAHVSKIFAKLDCTNRVQIAIIAHEAGLSDLDTDQV; encoded by the coding sequence GTGACGCGCGTGGGACTGATCGACGACGACTCCCTGGTGCGCGCCGGGCTGGCGATGATCCTGGGCGCCGACCCGGGCATCGAGGTGGTGGGCCAGGGCGACGACGGCGCCGAAGCGGTGACGCTGGTGCAGAAGCACCGCCCGGACGTGCTGCTCATGGACGTGCGGATGCCGAAGCTCGACGGGATCGCGGCGACCAAGGCCGTCAGCGATCTGCCGAGCCCGCCCAAGATCATCATGCTCACCACCTTCGACATGGACGAGTACGTGTTCCAGGCCCTCGAGGCCGGGGCCAGCGGCTTCCTGCTCAAGGACACCCCGCCCCAGGAGCTCGCCCGCGCCGTGCACGTGGTCGCCGGCGGGGACGCGATGCTCTCCCCCACCATCACGCGCCGGATGCTCTCGCACTTCTCGGAGGCGAACCCCGGCTCGCGCCAGGACCGCCACCCCGGCCTCGAGCAGCTCACCGACCGGGAGACCGAGGTGCTCGGCGCGGTCGGCGCCGGGCTGTCGAACGCGCAGATCGGCATGCGGCTGTTCATGAGCGAGGCGACCGTGAAGGCGCACGTCTCGAAGATCTTCGCGAAGCTCGACTGCACCAACCGGGTCCAGATCGCGATCATCGCCCACGAGGCCGGGCTCAGCGACCTCGACACCGACCAGGTCTGA
- a CDS encoding multisubunit Na+/H+ antiporter, MnhE subunit, producing the protein MRTVRRFGELRHSWLWMLCSVALWCLLWGGVDLKNVLGGIVVALVVFVLFPMPPTGHELTLRPVRFTLFVLRFLADCTISAVQVGYFALRPGPQPPSSVIAVKMASRSDFFLTFTGVLCTLIPGSVVVEAQRATGLLFLHTFNAGTPEAVERARQDVRAQEERLLWALGRREVLEEAGLR; encoded by the coding sequence ATGAGGACCGTCCGACGCTTCGGGGAGCTGCGCCACTCGTGGCTGTGGATGCTGTGCTCCGTGGCGCTGTGGTGCCTGCTGTGGGGCGGCGTCGACCTGAAGAACGTGCTCGGCGGGATCGTCGTGGCGCTGGTGGTGTTCGTCCTGTTCCCGATGCCGCCCACCGGGCACGAGCTCACGCTGCGGCCGGTGCGCTTCACCCTGTTCGTGCTCCGCTTCCTCGCCGACTGCACCATCTCCGCCGTCCAGGTGGGCTACTTCGCGCTGCGGCCCGGCCCGCAGCCGCCCAGCTCCGTCATCGCGGTGAAGATGGCCTCCCGCTCCGACTTCTTCCTCACGTTCACCGGGGTGCTGTGCACGCTGATCCCCGGCTCCGTGGTGGTCGAGGCGCAGCGCGCCACCGGGCTGCTGTTCCTGCACACCTTCAACGCCGGCACCCCCGAGGCCGTGGAGAGGGCGCGGCAGGACGTGCGCGCCCAGGAGGAGCGGCTGCTGTGGGCGCTCGGCCGCCGCGAGGTGCTCGAGGAGGCGGGACTGCGATGA